CAGCGGGGTCGTCGAGGGCGTGGTGCGGGTGGCCTCGACCGTCTCGGAGGCCCAGGCCCTGCAGCCGGGGGAGGTCCTGGTCGCTCCCGTGACCGACGTCGGCTGGACGCCGTACTTCACCCTGATCGCCGCGCTGGTCACCGACATCGGCAGCTCGGTGTCCCACGGCGCCGTCGTGGCCCGGGAGTACGGCCTGCCCTGTGTCGTCAACACCCAGGGAGCCACCCGGGTGCTGCGCACCGGTGACCGCGTCCGCGTCGACGGCGACCGGGGGACAGTCACGCTGCTGGAGTAGCGCTGCTGGGCCGGGCGGTGGATCAGAAGGCGTGCGGGCCGAAGCGCAGGATCGCGACCAGCAGGGCCAGCCCGCCCAGCACCACGTTGACGGCGATGTTGGGGAACTCCTTGCGGCGGGCGTGCACGACCGCGGCGCCCGCCATGGTGAGCGCCAGGCCGGCGGCGGCCAGCGGGGTGAGGACCACGGCGACGCCGGTGGCCGCAGGCAGGATCAGGCCGAGGGCGCCGAGGATCTCCACGACGCCGATGGCGCGGACCTGGGA
This genomic window from Nocardioides marinus contains:
- a CDS encoding DoxX family protein, giving the protein MNIFLWILAGVLAAVFLMAGAMKATQPKAKLAENMPWVEDFSDSQVRAIGVVEILGALGLILPAATGVAVVLTPLAAAGLALTMAGAAVVHARRKEFPNIAVNVVLGGLALLVAILRFGPHAF